Proteins encoded together in one Streptomyces sp. TLI_171 window:
- a CDS encoding metal ABC transporter substrate-binding protein: MKLSRLSTSIAFAATAVAGSLLLSACGGISSAADKSGGKLDVVASFYPMEFLARQIGGEHVKVTDLTAAGVEPHDLELTAKQVAAVQRADAVIYLKGLQPTVDQAVAQSHSKHLVDATAASPLVDHHLDEGDGEGESKGADGEHDHEHSAATGDPHIWLDPARYTAVARSVGAELAAADPANAADYQRNTDALVTRLTALDQEFRAGLQNVGTRTFVTSHAAFGYLADHYGLEQIAINGVDPEAEPTPSRLAAIQRAAKENGVTTVFFESLVSPKLANTVAGDLGLKTAVLDPLEGIKEPDKNDYFSVMRQNLTNLRTALGAS, encoded by the coding sequence ATGAAGTTGAGCCGCCTGTCGACCTCGATAGCCTTCGCCGCCACGGCCGTTGCCGGCTCCCTGCTGCTCTCCGCCTGCGGCGGGATCAGCAGCGCCGCCGACAAGAGCGGCGGAAAGCTGGACGTGGTGGCGTCCTTCTACCCGATGGAGTTCCTGGCCCGGCAGATCGGCGGGGAGCACGTCAAGGTGACCGACCTGACCGCCGCCGGGGTCGAGCCCCACGACCTGGAGCTGACGGCCAAGCAGGTCGCGGCGGTGCAGCGGGCCGACGCGGTGATCTACCTCAAGGGCCTGCAGCCGACCGTGGATCAGGCCGTCGCCCAGTCCCACTCCAAGCACCTGGTGGACGCCACCGCCGCCTCCCCCCTGGTGGACCACCACCTCGACGAGGGCGACGGGGAGGGCGAGAGCAAGGGCGCGGACGGCGAGCACGACCACGAGCACAGCGCCGCCACCGGCGACCCGCACATCTGGCTGGACCCCGCCCGGTACACCGCGGTGGCCAGGAGCGTGGGCGCCGAGCTCGCCGCCGCGGACCCGGCGAACGCCGCCGACTACCAGCGCAACACCGACGCCCTGGTGACCCGACTCACCGCCCTGGACCAGGAGTTCCGGGCCGGCCTGCAGAACGTCGGGACCCGGACCTTCGTCACCAGCCACGCCGCCTTCGGCTACCTGGCCGACCACTACGGGCTGGAGCAGATCGCCATCAACGGGGTCGACCCGGAGGCCGAGCCCACCCCGTCCCGGCTGGCCGCGATCCAGCGCGCCGCCAAGGAGAACGGCGTCACCACCGTGTTCTTCGAGTCCCTGGTGAGCCCCAAGCTGGCCAACACCGTGGCGGGCGACCTGGGACTGAAGACCGCCGTGCTCGACCCCCTGGAGGGGATCAAGGAGCCGGACAAGAACGACTACTTCTCCGTCATGCGGCAGAACCTGACCAACCTGCGCACCGCCCTCGGCGCCAGCTGA
- a CDS encoding metal ABC transporter ATP-binding protein, with protein sequence MSTVTPPARAGAGTAVVGLRGAVADVGGRPVLRGVDLTVRPGEVVALLGANGSGKSTTVKSVIGAVPLEQGSLELFGQPYRKFRAWHRIGYVPQRTTAAGGVPATVREVVSTGRLPQHGLLPFRRKDRAAVDRALSAVGMLDRAGDGVANLSGGQHQRVLIARALVGQPDLLIMDEPMAGVDVDSQQVLADILRTEVERGCAVLLVLHELGPLEPLIDRAVVLRDGCVAHDGPPPRGVGQHALPGHDHVHPHADDHHHRTTQGLLA encoded by the coding sequence ATGAGCACAGTCACTCCACCCGCCCGCGCGGGCGCCGGTACGGCGGTCGTCGGGCTCCGCGGCGCGGTCGCCGACGTGGGCGGGCGGCCGGTGCTGCGCGGCGTCGACCTCACCGTCCGGCCCGGCGAGGTGGTGGCCCTGCTGGGCGCCAACGGGTCCGGCAAGTCCACCACCGTGAAGAGCGTGATCGGCGCGGTGCCGCTGGAGCAGGGCAGCCTGGAGCTGTTCGGCCAGCCGTACCGCAAGTTCCGGGCCTGGCACCGGATCGGGTACGTGCCGCAGCGCACCACCGCGGCCGGCGGGGTGCCGGCCACGGTCCGCGAGGTGGTCTCCACCGGGCGGCTGCCGCAGCACGGGCTGCTGCCGTTCCGCCGCAAGGACCGCGCCGCGGTGGACCGGGCGTTGAGCGCCGTCGGCATGCTGGACCGGGCCGGCGACGGCGTGGCCAACCTGTCCGGCGGGCAGCACCAGCGGGTGCTGATCGCCCGCGCCCTGGTCGGACAGCCCGACCTGCTGATCATGGACGAGCCGATGGCCGGCGTGGACGTCGACAGCCAGCAGGTGCTCGCCGACATCCTCCGGACCGAGGTGGAGCGCGGCTGCGCGGTGCTCCTGGTGCTGCACGAACTCGGGCCGCTGGAGCCGCTGATCGACCGGGCCGTGGTGCTGCGCGACGGCTGCGTGGCGCACGACGGGCCGCCGCCCCGCGGTGTCGGCCAGCACGCGCTGCCCGGCCACGACCACGTCCACCCGCACGCGGACGACCACCACCACCGCACCACCCAGGGGCTGCTGGCATGA
- a CDS encoding metal ABC transporter permease produces the protein MIEMFQPDFMQRAFIAAVLVGLTAPSVGIYLVQRRQALMGDGIGHVALTGVGLGFLFQANPIWMAVLVCVLGAVVMELVRSRGNQRGDIALAMLFYGGMAGGKLLVSMSSQAGSGSLESYLWGSILTVSPGDLAVIGGLATVVVAVTAGLRRQLFAVCQDEEFARVTGLPVRVLNLLLAVMAAVTVTVAMRVVGLLLVSALMVVPVAAAQQLTRSFAATQAAAVGVGVVAAVLGVGTSYQADLPPGPTIVILAILAFAVFSAIAAPLAARRHRASVEHGPVVCDVVLPEAREAASGEANRPVAAGSASQGESLSSRGLAQ, from the coding sequence ATGATCGAGATGTTCCAACCCGACTTCATGCAGCGGGCGTTCATCGCCGCCGTGCTGGTCGGCCTCACCGCGCCCTCGGTCGGCATCTACCTGGTCCAGCGCCGCCAGGCGCTGATGGGCGACGGCATCGGGCACGTCGCGCTGACCGGTGTCGGCCTGGGCTTCCTGTTCCAGGCGAACCCGATCTGGATGGCGGTGCTGGTCTGCGTCCTCGGCGCCGTCGTGATGGAACTGGTCCGCTCGCGCGGCAACCAGCGCGGCGACATCGCGCTGGCGATGCTGTTCTACGGCGGCATGGCCGGCGGCAAGCTGCTGGTCTCGATGAGCAGCCAGGCCGGATCGGGCAGCCTGGAGAGCTACCTGTGGGGCTCCATCCTGACCGTCTCCCCCGGCGACCTGGCGGTGATCGGCGGCCTGGCCACGGTCGTCGTCGCGGTCACCGCGGGCCTGCGGCGGCAGCTGTTCGCGGTCTGCCAGGACGAGGAGTTCGCCCGGGTGACGGGCCTCCCGGTGCGGGTGCTCAACCTGCTGCTCGCGGTGATGGCCGCGGTCACGGTGACCGTCGCCATGCGGGTGGTCGGCCTGCTGCTGGTCAGTGCCCTGATGGTGGTCCCGGTCGCGGCGGCCCAGCAGCTGACCCGTTCGTTCGCAGCCACTCAGGCGGCCGCGGTGGGCGTGGGCGTGGTCGCGGCGGTGCTCGGCGTCGGCACCTCGTACCAGGCCGACCTGCCGCCGGGCCCGACCATCGTGATCCTGGCCATCCTGGCCTTCGCCGTGTTCAGTGCGATCGCCGCGCCGCTGGCCGCGCGACGGCACCGAGCCTCGGTGGAGCACGGACCGGTGGTGTGCGACGTGGTGCTGCCGGAGGCCCGGGAGGCGGCGTCCGGGGAGGCGAACCGGCCGGTGGCGGCCGGGTCGGCGTCGCAGGGGGAGTCGCTGTCAAGTCGGGGGCTGGCACAATGA
- a CDS encoding Fur family transcriptional regulator, whose product MTTAGPSPRARSTRQRTAVSAVLDEIEDFRSAQELHDMLKHRGDSVGLTTVYRTLQSLAEAGEVDVLRTAEGEAVYRRCSSGHHHHLVCRHCGATVEVEGPAVERWANAVAAEHGFSDIAHTLEIFGTCGDCAAKQQA is encoded by the coding sequence GTGACCACCGCAGGCCCGTCGCCGCGCGCGCGATCGACTCGGCAGCGCACCGCCGTCTCGGCGGTCCTGGACGAAATCGAGGACTTCCGCAGCGCGCAGGAACTGCACGACATGCTCAAGCACCGGGGCGACTCGGTCGGCCTGACCACCGTCTACCGGACGCTGCAGTCCCTCGCCGAGGCCGGTGAGGTGGACGTGCTGCGCACCGCCGAGGGCGAGGCGGTGTACCGCCGGTGCAGCAGCGGGCACCACCACCACCTGGTGTGCCGGCACTGCGGGGCGACCGTCGAGGTCGAGGGTCCGGCGGTCGAGCGCTGGGCCAACGCGGTCGCCGCCGAGCACGGGTTCAGCGACATCGCGCACACCCTGGAGATCTTCGGCACCTGCGGGGACTGCGCCGCCAAGCAGCAGGCGTAG
- a CDS encoding isoprenyl transferase → MVARRLFGSKRTYEPPAPHPSGARPPKIPSELVPNHVACVMDGNGRWAKERGLPRTEGHKVGEGVVLDVLRGCLEVGVKNLSLYAFSTENWKRSPEEVKFLMNFNRDVIRRRRDEMDAMGIRIRWVGRMPKMWKSVVQELQVAQEQTKNNDAMTLYFCVNYGGRAEIADAALAIARDVAAGKLNPEKVNEKLFAKYLYYPDMPDVDLFLRPSGEQRTSNFLAWQSAYAELVFQDVLWPDFDRRDLWRAVEQYARRDRRFGGAVPNSVQHDAADAEVPTQR, encoded by the coding sequence ATGGTCGCGCGACGGCTGTTCGGCAGCAAGCGGACGTACGAGCCCCCGGCCCCGCACCCCAGCGGTGCCCGGCCGCCGAAGATCCCGAGCGAGCTGGTCCCCAACCACGTCGCCTGCGTCATGGACGGCAACGGCCGCTGGGCCAAGGAGCGCGGCCTGCCCCGCACCGAGGGCCACAAGGTCGGCGAGGGCGTGGTCCTCGACGTGCTGCGCGGCTGCCTGGAGGTCGGCGTCAAGAACCTGTCGCTGTACGCCTTCTCCACCGAGAACTGGAAGCGCTCCCCGGAGGAAGTGAAGTTCCTGATGAACTTCAACCGGGACGTGATCCGCCGCCGCCGCGACGAGATGGACGCCATGGGCATCCGGATCCGCTGGGTCGGCCGGATGCCGAAGATGTGGAAGAGCGTCGTCCAGGAACTCCAGGTCGCCCAGGAGCAGACCAAGAACAACGACGCCATGACGCTGTACTTCTGCGTCAACTACGGCGGCCGGGCCGAGATCGCCGACGCCGCGCTGGCCATCGCCCGCGACGTCGCCGCCGGGAAGCTCAACCCGGAGAAGGTCAACGAGAAGCTGTTCGCCAAGTACCTCTACTACCCGGACATGCCGGACGTGGACCTGTTCCTGCGCCCCAGCGGCGAGCAGCGCACGTCCAACTTCCTGGCGTGGCAGTCCGCGTACGCCGAGCTGGTGTTCCAGGACGTGCTCTGGCCCGACTTCGACCGCCGCGACCTGTGGCGCGCCGTCGAACAGTACGCGCGCCGCGACCGCCGCTTCGGCGGGGCCGTCCCCAACTCCGTCCAGCACGACGCGGCCGACGCCGAGGTCCCGACGCAGCGCTGA
- the recO gene encoding DNA repair protein RecO: MSLFRDDGIVLRTQKLGEADRIITFLTRQHGKVRAVARGVRRTKSKFGARLEPFSHVDIQFFSRGSDLVGRTLPLCTQVETIAPYGARIVDDYARYTAGTAMLETAERFAENEGQPAVQQYLLLVGGLRTLAAGTHQSHLVLDAFLLRSLAVNGYGASFTDCARCGLPGPNRFFSLQAGGVLCGDCRVPGSAVPSPETLVLLGALLSGDWPTADGCEPRYWREGSGLVAAYLQWHLERGIRSMRYVEK, encoded by the coding sequence ATGAGTCTCTTCCGCGACGACGGCATCGTGCTGCGCACCCAGAAGCTCGGCGAGGCCGACCGGATCATCACCTTCCTCACCCGCCAGCACGGCAAGGTGCGGGCGGTGGCCCGGGGCGTGCGCCGGACCAAGTCGAAGTTCGGCGCGCGCCTCGAACCGTTCTCGCACGTGGACATCCAGTTCTTCAGCCGCGGCAGCGACCTGGTCGGCCGCACCCTGCCGCTGTGCACCCAGGTGGAGACCATCGCCCCCTACGGCGCCCGGATCGTCGACGACTACGCCCGCTACACCGCCGGCACCGCCATGCTGGAGACCGCCGAACGCTTCGCCGAGAACGAGGGCCAACCCGCCGTCCAGCAGTACCTGTTGCTGGTCGGCGGCCTGCGCACGCTCGCCGCCGGCACCCACCAGTCGCACCTGGTGCTGGACGCCTTCCTGCTGCGCTCGCTCGCCGTCAACGGCTACGGCGCGAGCTTCACCGACTGCGCCCGCTGCGGACTGCCCGGCCCCAACCGCTTCTTCTCACTGCAGGCCGGCGGCGTCCTGTGCGGCGACTGCCGGGTACCCGGAAGTGCCGTACCCTCCCCTGAGACACTGGTACTGCTCGGCGCGCTGCTCTCCGGAGACTGGCCGACGGCCGACGGCTGCGAGCCGCGGTACTGGCGCGAGGGCAGCGGGCTGGTGGCCGCCTACCTGCAGTGGCACCTGGAGCGGGGCATCCGCTCGATGAGATACGTGGAGAAGTGA
- the leuA gene encoding 2-isopropylmalate synthase: MTEQSSVARAFVDRPTPITAATVQQKPSGMPFQRYVPFGTVDLPDRTWPSKVITQAPRWLSTDLRDGNQALIDPMSPARKRKMFDLLVKMGYKEIEVGFPSSGATDFNFVRSLIEEGAIPEDVTISVLTQAREDLIERTVESLRGAPRATVHLYNATSPLFRRVVFKAGKDEIKAIAVDGTRLVMEYAEKILGDDTVFGYEYSPEIFIDTELDFALEVCEGVMDVWQPGEGREIILNLPTTVERSTPNVYADKIEWMSRNLTRRQFVCLSTHPHNDRGTGVASAELAVMAGADRVEGCLFGQGERTGNLDLVNVGMNLFSQGVDPMIDFSDIDEIRRTAEYCNQMPVAERHPYAGDLVFTSFSGSHQDAIKKGFDALEADAAAAGVPVGEHTWGVPYLPIDPKDVGRSYEAVIRVNSQSGKGGIAYVLKNDHKLDLPRRMQIEFSKIIQAKTDAEGGEVTPGDIWAVFQDEYLPVPANPWGRISLSGSRSLTTEDGRDALTTEAVVDGAPVTLTGTGNGPVSAFVNALASIGVDIRVLDYAEHALSEGGDAQAAAYVECAVGDKVLWGVGIDSNTVLASLKALVSAVNRASQRG, encoded by the coding sequence ATGACCGAACAGTCCTCCGTCGCCCGCGCGTTCGTCGACCGCCCCACCCCGATCACCGCCGCCACCGTGCAGCAGAAGCCCTCGGGGATGCCCTTCCAGCGCTACGTACCGTTCGGCACCGTGGACCTGCCGGACCGCACCTGGCCCAGCAAGGTGATCACCCAGGCCCCGCGCTGGCTGTCCACCGACCTGCGCGACGGCAACCAGGCACTGATCGACCCGATGTCGCCGGCCCGCAAGCGCAAGATGTTCGACCTGCTGGTGAAGATGGGCTACAAGGAGATCGAGGTCGGCTTCCCCTCCTCCGGCGCCACCGACTTCAACTTCGTCCGCTCGCTGATCGAAGAGGGCGCGATCCCCGAGGACGTGACCATCTCGGTGCTGACCCAGGCCCGCGAGGACCTGATCGAGCGCACCGTCGAGTCGCTGCGCGGCGCGCCCCGGGCCACCGTCCACCTGTACAACGCCACCTCGCCGCTGTTCCGCCGAGTGGTGTTCAAGGCCGGCAAGGACGAGATCAAGGCCATCGCGGTGGACGGCACCCGACTGGTGATGGAGTACGCCGAGAAGATCCTGGGCGACGACACCGTCTTCGGCTACGAGTACTCGCCGGAGATCTTCATCGACACCGAGCTGGACTTCGCCCTGGAGGTCTGCGAAGGGGTGATGGACGTCTGGCAGCCCGGCGAGGGCCGCGAGATCATCCTGAACCTGCCGACCACCGTCGAGCGGTCCACCCCCAACGTCTACGCCGACAAGATCGAGTGGATGTCGCGCAACCTGACGCGCCGCCAGTTCGTCTGCCTGTCCACCCACCCGCACAACGACCGCGGCACCGGCGTCGCCTCCGCCGAACTGGCCGTGATGGCCGGCGCCGACCGCGTCGAGGGCTGCCTGTTCGGCCAGGGCGAGCGCACCGGCAACCTGGACCTGGTCAACGTCGGGATGAACCTGTTCTCCCAGGGCGTCGACCCGATGATCGACTTCTCCGACATCGACGAGATCCGCCGCACCGCCGAGTACTGCAACCAGATGCCGGTGGCCGAGCGCCACCCCTACGCCGGCGACCTGGTCTTCACCTCCTTCTCCGGCTCGCACCAGGACGCCATCAAGAAGGGCTTCGACGCCCTGGAGGCGGACGCCGCCGCCGCGGGCGTCCCGGTCGGCGAGCACACCTGGGGCGTGCCCTACCTGCCGATCGACCCCAAGGACGTCGGCCGCAGCTACGAGGCGGTCATCCGGGTCAACAGCCAGTCCGGCAAGGGCGGCATCGCGTACGTGCTGAAGAACGACCACAAGCTGGACCTGCCGCGCCGGATGCAGATCGAGTTCTCGAAGATCATCCAGGCCAAGACCGACGCCGAGGGCGGCGAGGTCACCCCCGGCGACATCTGGGCGGTCTTCCAGGACGAGTACCTGCCCGTGCCGGCCAACCCGTGGGGCCGGATCTCGCTGAGCGGCTCCCGCAGCCTGACCACCGAGGACGGCCGCGACGCGCTGACCACCGAGGCGGTCGTCGACGGCGCCCCCGTCACCCTGACCGGCACCGGCAACGGCCCGGTCTCCGCCTTCGTCAACGCGCTGGCCTCGATCGGCGTGGACATCCGCGTCCTGGACTACGCCGAGCACGCGCTGAGCGAGGGCGGTGACGCGCAGGCCGCCGCGTACGTCGAGTGCGCCGTCGGCGACAAGGTGCTGTGGGGCGTCGGCATCGACTCCAACACCGTGCTGGCCTCGCTGAAGGCCCTGGTCAGCGCCGTCAACCGGGCCTCGCAGCGCGGCTGA
- a CDS encoding protealysin inhibitor emfourin: MRIQVTRTGGFAGLLRYAEMDTAERPDAPHVHALAREAMAGGLRAPAYGVPDGFHYEITVDGRTVHCADPKLTDSQRELVSLVLREGA; this comes from the coding sequence ATGCGCATCCAGGTCACCCGCACCGGCGGGTTCGCCGGCCTGCTCCGTTATGCCGAGATGGACACCGCGGAGCGCCCGGACGCCCCGCACGTGCACGCCCTGGCCCGGGAGGCGATGGCCGGCGGGCTCCGTGCGCCCGCGTACGGGGTGCCGGACGGCTTCCACTACGAGATCACCGTGGACGGCCGCACCGTGCACTGCGCCGACCCGAAGCTCACCGACTCGCAGCGCGAACTGGTCAGCCTGGTGCTCCGCGAAGGCGCCTGA
- a CDS encoding DUF1508 domain-containing protein: MGQPRFLIVSRPPQPDLAAGGIVWRLLGANNRHLGQSERRFAELTDCLAAIGRLQLGLDRARPAVAGVEHGQLWRWRLEIDGEPVASSTRAYRRQRECQYSLGLFLAGARSAEPAPRPPVALPRQAGGPVRTPARPALRGSGA; encoded by the coding sequence ATGGGACAGCCGAGATTCCTCATCGTCAGTAGACCGCCGCAGCCAGACCTGGCCGCCGGCGGCATCGTCTGGCGGCTCCTCGGAGCGAACAACCGTCACCTCGGGCAGAGCGAGCGGCGGTTCGCCGAACTCACCGACTGCCTCGCCGCGATCGGCCGCCTGCAGCTCGGCCTCGACCGGGCCCGCCCGGCGGTGGCCGGGGTGGAGCACGGCCAACTGTGGCGCTGGCGGCTGGAGATCGACGGAGAGCCGGTGGCGAGTTCCACGCGCGCCTACCGGCGGCAGCGCGAGTGCCAGTACAGCCTCGGCCTGTTCCTGGCCGGCGCCCGCTCCGCCGAACCCGCGCCCCGCCCGCCGGTCGCCCTGCCCCGGCAGGCCGGCGGCCCGGTCCGGACGCCGGCCCGCCCGGCCCTGCGCGGGAGCGGCGCATGA
- a CDS encoding alpha/beta fold hydrolase → MRLHTHEWGGGDRTALLVHGIQADHRTWRVIGPALAGRGYRVIAVDLRGHGASPRGEGATAAERYGPEQFAADLADTLPAGADLAIGHSMGALALWRAVEWLKPVRAVYSDPAFVYDRPGVGPEPFVSFKRLGTRQFITTMHPDWPAADVDAELAALAAWDSDTAVGLWAHPELSVLPGAPAVPSLVQLADPSLLVTPAEAAELGRRGFEVRTVRGAGHCLHRDDPAGFLAALDGWI, encoded by the coding sequence GTGCGACTGCACACCCACGAGTGGGGCGGGGGCGATCGGACCGCCCTGCTGGTCCACGGCATCCAGGCCGACCACCGCACCTGGCGGGTGATCGGCCCCGCGCTCGCCGGGCGCGGCTACCGGGTGATCGCCGTGGACCTGCGGGGCCACGGCGCCTCCCCGCGGGGCGAGGGCGCCACCGCCGCCGAGCGGTACGGGCCCGAGCAGTTCGCCGCGGACCTCGCCGACACCCTGCCCGCCGGGGCGGACCTGGCGATCGGCCACTCGATGGGCGCGCTCGCGCTGTGGCGGGCCGTCGAATGGCTGAAACCCGTCCGCGCGGTCTACAGCGACCCGGCCTTCGTGTACGACCGCCCGGGCGTCGGGCCGGAGCCGTTCGTGTCCTTCAAACGGCTGGGCACCAGGCAGTTCATCACCACCATGCACCCCGACTGGCCCGCCGCGGACGTGGACGCCGAGCTGGCCGCGCTCGCCGCCTGGGACAGCGACACCGCGGTCGGGCTGTGGGCGCACCCCGAGCTGTCCGTGCTGCCGGGAGCCCCGGCGGTTCCCTCGCTGGTCCAACTGGCCGACCCGAGCCTGCTGGTGACGCCCGCGGAGGCGGCCGAGCTGGGCCGCCGGGGCTTCGAGGTGCGCACCGTGCGGGGCGCCGGGCACTGCCTCCACCGCGATGATCCGGCGGGTTTCCTGGCCGCGCTGGACGGGTGGATCTGA
- the era gene encoding GTPase Era, whose protein sequence is MNAPSSPYRSGFACFVGRPNAGKSTLTNALVGTKVAITSDRPQTTRHTVRGIVHRPDAQLVLVDTPGLHKPRTLLGERLNDLVRSTWAEVDVIGFCLPADQKLGPGDKFIAKELAEIKKSTPKVALVTKTDLVDSKRLAEQLIAVHQLGEELGIEWAEIIPVSAVGDSQVTLVADLLTKLLPEGMPLYPDGDLTDEPEQIMVAELIREAALEGVRDELPHSLAVVVEEMIPREGRPADRPLLDIHANVYIERQSQKAIVIGAKGARLKHVGTTARKHIEALLGTPVYLDLHVKVAKDWQRDPKQLRKLGF, encoded by the coding sequence ATGAATGCCCCTTCCTCCCCGTACCGCTCCGGGTTCGCGTGTTTCGTCGGCCGTCCCAACGCGGGCAAGTCGACCCTGACCAACGCCCTGGTCGGGACGAAGGTCGCGATCACCTCCGACCGTCCGCAGACCACCCGGCACACCGTGCGTGGCATCGTGCACCGCCCCGACGCCCAGCTCGTGCTGGTGGACACCCCCGGGCTGCACAAGCCCCGCACCCTGCTCGGCGAGCGCCTGAACGACCTGGTGCGCTCCACCTGGGCCGAGGTCGACGTGATCGGCTTCTGCCTGCCCGCCGACCAGAAGCTCGGCCCCGGCGACAAGTTCATCGCCAAGGAGCTCGCCGAGATCAAGAAGTCCACCCCCAAGGTGGCGTTGGTCACCAAGACCGACCTGGTGGACTCCAAGCGGCTCGCCGAGCAGCTGATCGCCGTCCACCAGCTGGGCGAGGAGCTCGGCATCGAGTGGGCCGAGATCATCCCGGTGTCGGCCGTCGGCGACAGCCAGGTGACGCTGGTCGCGGACCTGCTGACCAAGCTGCTGCCCGAGGGCATGCCGCTGTACCCGGACGGCGACCTCACCGACGAGCCCGAGCAGATCATGGTCGCCGAGCTGATCCGGGAGGCCGCGCTGGAGGGCGTGCGCGACGAACTGCCGCACTCGCTGGCCGTGGTGGTCGAGGAGATGATCCCGCGCGAGGGCCGGCCCGCCGACCGCCCGCTGCTGGACATCCACGCCAACGTGTACATCGAGCGGCAGAGCCAGAAGGCCATCGTGATCGGCGCCAAGGGGGCCCGGCTCAAGCACGTCGGCACCACCGCCCGCAAGCACATCGAGGCGCTGCTCGGCACCCCGGTCTACCTGGACCTTCACGTCAAGGTGGCCAAGGACTGGCAGCGCGACCCGAAGCAGCTGCGTAAGCTCGGCTTCTGA
- a CDS encoding cytidine deaminase: MTEISELDPEDKKIITLARSARARNGVAEGAAVRDETGRTYVAGTVALESLRLSALQTAVAMAVASGAKSLEAAAVVSAADRPAAADLAAVRDLGGAGTPVLLAGPDGALKLSVEAR, from the coding sequence ATGACCGAGATTTCCGAGCTGGACCCCGAGGACAAGAAGATCATCACGCTGGCCCGCTCGGCCCGCGCCCGCAACGGCGTGGCCGAGGGGGCGGCGGTCCGTGACGAGACCGGCCGCACCTACGTGGCCGGGACGGTGGCGCTGGAGTCGCTGCGGCTGAGCGCGCTGCAGACGGCGGTGGCGATGGCGGTGGCCAGCGGCGCGAAGAGCCTGGAGGCGGCTGCGGTGGTCTCCGCGGCGGACCGGCCCGCGGCGGCCGACCTGGCCGCGGTGCGGGACCTCGGCGGGGCCGGAACGCCGGTGCTGCTGGCCGGTCCTGACGGTGCGTTGAAGCTGAGCGTCGAGGCCCGTTGA
- a CDS encoding aldo/keto reductase, with translation MTERTLGALASSPIGFGAMVLSPGMYGEIDEQRGQDALRAAIDAGARLIDTADGYGADGHNEQLVGRAVHGRRDEVVLATKFGFRIPEGAEAHRFPVHFAFGELAVNCEPKYVRGYAEQSLRNLGAEVIDLYYPHFPDPQVPFEETVGAVAELISDGLVRHLGVSNVTAAQLRAAHAVHPVAAVQTQWSMWQPIDPELLAAARELGIGVVAWSPLGGGFLTGTVQQVGDGDFRQHHSRFSAENLAANNDRYAPVRAIAGELGITPGQLALAWLLRQDDHVVPIPGSRTPGHIAENLAAAEVVLDADVLARIDAALAAFEPAGEGALLKG, from the coding sequence ATGACCGAGCGCACACTCGGCGCGCTGGCCAGCTCGCCGATCGGGTTCGGGGCGATGGTGCTGTCGCCGGGCATGTACGGCGAGATCGACGAGCAGCGCGGGCAGGACGCGCTGCGGGCCGCGATCGACGCCGGGGCCCGCCTGATCGACACCGCGGACGGCTACGGCGCCGACGGCCACAACGAACAGCTGGTCGGCCGGGCCGTGCACGGGCGCCGCGACGAGGTGGTGCTGGCCACCAAGTTCGGCTTCCGGATCCCGGAGGGCGCCGAGGCGCACCGCTTCCCGGTGCACTTCGCGTTCGGCGAGCTGGCGGTGAACTGCGAGCCCAAGTACGTGCGCGGCTACGCCGAGCAGTCGCTGCGCAACCTCGGCGCCGAGGTGATCGACCTGTACTACCCGCACTTCCCGGATCCGCAGGTGCCGTTCGAGGAGACCGTCGGCGCGGTCGCCGAGCTGATCTCGGACGGGCTGGTGCGGCACCTGGGCGTGTCCAACGTGACGGCCGCGCAGCTGCGCGCCGCGCACGCCGTGCACCCGGTGGCCGCGGTGCAGACCCAGTGGTCGATGTGGCAGCCGATCGACCCGGAGCTGCTGGCCGCCGCCCGCGAGCTGGGCATCGGGGTGGTGGCCTGGAGCCCGCTCGGCGGCGGTTTCCTGACCGGCACCGTGCAGCAGGTCGGCGACGGCGACTTCCGCCAGCACCACTCCCGGTTCTCCGCCGAGAACCTGGCCGCGAACAACGACCGGTACGCCCCGGTGCGCGCGATCGCCGGCGAACTGGGCATCACCCCGGGCCAGTTGGCGCTGGCCTGGCTGCTGCGCCAGGACGACCACGTGGTGCCGATCCCGGGCAGCCGGACGCCGGGGCACATCGCGGAGAACCTGGCCGCCGCCGAGGTGGTGCTGGACGCCGACGTGCTGGCCCGGATCGACGCGGCGCTGGCGGCGTTCGAGCCGGCCGGCGAGGGCGCGCTGCTCAAGGGCTGA